In the Angustibacter sp. Root456 genome, GTCGCGCGCCGGGCGCCGCGGGCCACCCGCCGCGGGAGCGCCGCGTGATCGCCGACGACCTGCGAGCGCCGTTGGTGCACGATGGCCGGGTGCTGCGCTGGACGCTCGTGCCGAGCCCTGTCGACGACCTGCTCGCCGTCTCGGACGGTGAGGCGTTGACGGCGCTGTGGTTCAGCCCGCACACGCGGTGGTCGGCGGCCCACCCCGACGCCCAGCGCGACGACGGCCTGCCCCTCTTCGCCGACGTGCGGCGGCAGCTCGACGCCTACTTCGCCCGTGAGCTGCGAGAGTTCGACCTTCCGCTGGCGCCGCGGGGCAGCGCCTTCCAGCAGCGGGTGTGGGCGGCGTTGCGCGA is a window encoding:
- a CDS encoding methylated-DNA--[protein]-cysteine S-methyltransferase, whose protein sequence is MIADDLRAPLVHDGRVLRWTLVPSPVDDLLAVSDGEALTALWFSPHTRWSAAHPDAQRDDGLPLFADVRRQLDAYFARELREFDLPLAPRGSAFQQRVWAALREIPWGQTRSYGEIAARLGLGPEASRAVGTANGANPIPVIVPCHRVIGADGTLTGFAGGLPRKRFLLDLEADLLF